Proteins encoded by one window of Zerene cesonia ecotype Mississippi chromosome 8, Zerene_cesonia_1.1, whole genome shotgun sequence:
- the LOC119828717 gene encoding 63 kDa chaperonin, mitochondrial-like, whose amino-acid sequence MGMSQVIWCLAGSLISQRFYAKEVRFGPDVRSLMLQGVDILADAVAITMGPKGRNVIVEQTFGPPKITKDGVTVARGIELKDKFQNIGAKLVQNVASKTNEEAGDGTTTATVLARAIAREGFESISKGANPIEIRKGVIVAVEAVTNHLKTLSKPVNTTDEIEQVATISANGDRSIGKLIAEAMNKVGKDGVITVKDGKTLDDELEIIEGMQFEKGYISPYFINSTKGPKVEYNNALVLYSEKKIFNANQLVPALEIANAHKKPLIIIAEDYDGEPLSVLVVNKLKIGLQVAAVKAPGFGEYRKNALIDMAIATGGVIFEDDANLLRLEDCTLESLGKVEEVIITKDTTLLLKGQGDKDEIKQRIELVQAEYEECKNAQEKDKLQRRLSRLKSGIAVLKIGGCSEVEVNEKKERVNDALNATRAAVSEGIVPGGGAALLRCIPMLSNLKTANADQQKGVEIVKKALRTPCVTIASNAGYDGSVVVSKLESMDDVNYGYDALNNTYVNMIEKGIIDPTKVVRRALTDASGVASLLTTAEAVICELPVPNELLPKRLGPDTPGVTIY is encoded by the coding sequence ATCGTTGATCAGTCAACGATTTTATGCAAAAGAAGTTCGATTTGGTCCTGATGTAAGATCATTGATGTTGCAAGGAGTTGACATACTTGCAGATGCTGTGGCTATTACGATGGGGCCTAAAGGTCGAAACGTTATTGTGGAACAGACTTTTGGGCCACCTAAAATTACTAAAGATGGTGTAACTGTTGCTAGAGGTATTGAACttaaagataaatttcaaaacatagGTGCTAAATTAGTACAAAATGTGGCAAGTAAAACAAATGAAGAAGCTGGGGATGGGACAACTACAGCAACAGTTTTAGCAAGAGCCATCGCTCGTGAAGGTTTTGAAAGTATTTCAAAGGGAGCTAATCCTATAGAGATACGAAAAGGCGTTATTGTTGCCGTTGAAGCTGTAACCAATCATTTAAAAACCTTATCAAAACCGGTGAACACTACGGATGAAATAGAACAAGTAGCAACAATTTCTGCAAATGGAGATAGATCAATAGGAAAATTAATCGCTGAGGCTATGAATAAAGTTGGCAAGGATGGAGTTATTACTGTCAAAGATGGTAAAACATTGGATGATGAATTAGAAATTATTGAAGGCATGCAATTTGAAAAAGGGTACATATCTccctattttataaattctaccAAAGGTCCAAAGGTGGAATATAACAATGCCTTAGTTTTGTATtcagagaaaaaaatatttaatgctaaTCAGCTTGTACCGGCGCTCGAGATAGCTAATGCCCATAAGAAGCCTCTTATTATTATAGCTGAGGATTATGACGGAGAGCCGCTATCGGTCTTAgtagttaataaattgaaaattggaCTGCAAGTTGCAGCTGTAAAAGCTCCTGGATTTGGTGAATATCGAAAAAACGCTTTAATAGATATGGCCATTGCCACGGGAGGTGTAATTTTTGAAGATGATGCAAATTTACTTCGACTTGAAGACTGCACATTAGAAAGTCTTGGCAAAGTTGAAGAAGTTATTATAACCAAAGACACTACATTATTGCTTAAGGGACAAGGAGataaagatgaaataaaacaaagaattgAACTAGTTCAAGCAGAATATGAAGAATGTAAAAATGCCCAAGAAAAGGACAAATTACAGAGACGCTTGTCACGATTAAAGTCAGGTATAGCAGTTCTAAAAATTGGTGGTTGCAGTGAAGTGgaagtaaatgaaaaaaaagaaagagtaAACGATGCCCTTAATGCAACGCGGGCAGCAGTCTCTGAAGGAATTGTTCCTGGAGGTGGTGCGGCACTTTTGAGGTGTATTCCAAtgctttccaatttaaaaacagCCAATGCAGATCAACAAAAAGGAGTCGAGATTGTAAAAAAGGCATTACGAACTCCCTGTGTGACTATCGCAAGTAATGCGGGATATGATGGTTCAGTAGTTGTATCGAAACTGGAAAGCATGGATGATGTAAATTATGGTTATGatgctttaaataatacttacgTGAATATGATAGAAAAGGGTATAATTGATCCCACTAAGGTGGTTCGAAGAGCGTTAACTGATGCAAGTGGAGTTGCATCTTTATTAACTACTGCTGAAGCTGTTATTTGTGAATTGCCTGTACCAAATGAACTTTTGCCAAAAAGACTTGGACCTGATACACCAGGTGTAactatttattag